The sequence CTTTCAGTGAACCCATCCATCTTCTACGTTGTCTTTTCTTGGCATACCACCGGGTTAATCGCTGCAAAATATACCAGTCCAACTTGGCTAATCTCTTTTGGCTGTAGTTCGTGTAGTAATAATTTCTCCATCCTTGGATCTTTGGATTGAGCCATTTCACCTGTTCCGCAAACGATTTCGAGCGCATGCTCGGAGGAGCCAATCTTTCTTTGACCACCTCTCGAATGCGTTCCTCTGCCTTTTTCGTTAGCCACTGTTGTGTGGTGTAGTACACCTTGCCTTGGGATGTTTCTGCTCTCGTTTTTCGGTGATGCATCCCCAAGAAGTCGAATCCTTCGTCTCCCGTCCATAATCCTACAATGCGGGTTTTGGTCGGGTGTAGGGTTAACTCCAAACGCTCCATGATTTTGCGTATGAGCTCATACGCATGTTCGGCGTCCTTTTTCGTTTTGCAAACCACTACAAAGTCGTCTGCATACCTCGTGAGCTCCCCTACTCCTTTCCCGTGTTTCTCCCACAATTGGTCGAAGTAATTTAGATAGATATTCGCAAGGAGCGGTGAAATCACGCCTCCTTGCGGAGTCCCTAAATCCGAGCGTCTTACCGTTCCTTCTTCCATAACTCCCGCTTGTAGCCACTTCCTCATTAATTTCAGTATCCGCCTGTCATTGATACGCATTTGCACCAATTTCATAAGCTTTTCTTGATTAATGTTGTCGAAGTAGCCTTGGATATCGACGTCGACTACCCAATTTCCTTTGCGGTTGCAGGCTTTACGAATACGTTCCAACGCTTGTTTAGCACTTCGTTTCGGGCGAAAACCGAAGGATACTTCCTCAAAGTCGGCTTCAAAGATGGGCTCAATTACTAGTTTGGTTGCCATCTGTAGGACTCGATCGCGCACAGTGGGTATACCTAATGGCCTTTGCTTGCCATCCTTCTTCGGGATATAGTGTCGCCGTACAGGTTGCGGATGGTAGTTGCCTTCTTTAAGCTCTCGCTCACAGGCCTTGAGAAACGGTATTTCTCCTTGTTCCTCAATATCTGCTAGCGTCACGGCATCTACTCCTGCGGCACCCTTATTGGCTTTCACTCGCTTCCACGCTTCGCACAGTACATCCCACCGATAGATCTTGTCATACAATGCATGGAATTTACGCTTTTTGTTCGCCTTGGCCGCATGACCTAGCTTTTCTTGGAGTTGTTGAACTTTTTCCTTGGGTGTCGTTAGCCGGTTGGCATTCACTCACTCGTACCTCCTCCAAAAGCATAAACAAAGCAGGGCTCCTTCCCTCCCTAAGGTTATGTTGTCCTTAGGTTCTTCGGTACTATGAGCCCCTCGGACTCCCTTCCCACAGACGGTTCACTTCGTCTTTTGGACTTATAGAGCGTCTCTTTACGGATTCCTAAAAAAAAATTCGTGTGGGGGAGGGTCTCCCCAGTTCACTGCATTATCTTTCAAACCCATGCCGTTCCCTATACGCCGGAGGATTCTTCACTGCTGCTCCAAGTTCTGCACAGTTTCCATGGCCTTCGTCTATATTCTCGAGACTCGGCACCCTCTTTTCCCCTTTGCAGGGCCTTTTTGACGACGCGGCAGGATTCACTTCATGTTGCGGCCTGGATTGTCGCTCGCCCTGTCTCTGACAGGTACTTTTGTCGATGCGCTTTTACACACAGATTTCTCCATGCGCAAGCATCCTAGCTACCAAGGTGGCTTGGCCCCTCCTTGGGTTGGACTTTCACCAACTAGATAATGCGTGCCTCTGGGCACGCAAAATATAAAAAACCGCAGCCACTTGGCTACGGTCGAATACGGTATAGAGAAAAACGTACTATGAACAGTCCATGGTCTTGGAGAGACCCTGTTGAGCCATACTATTCCTGCGACTTCGAATGCTTCAACAAGGAGAGTACCGCATTTAACAGGTGCAGCTTACGGATCGGCTTAATAATCACAGATTCAAACAGTGATTTCGTATCATCGTCGAGATTGGTGCCGATGGGTGCGAGCAGAAATACAGAAAGTCTCTTGTGTTTATTTATTTTTCGCATTTGAGCAGTTAACGTAATTGCATCCACGCCTCCCATGTCTTTGTCGATCATGACAAGATCGAACTCCAGACCTTCAGCAATCCATTCGAGCGCCTGCTTCGGATTCTGCGTGGAGGCTACAGTAACTTCCCAGTCCTGTAACATCGAGGAGATCACTTGAAGACTAGTCTGATTGTCATCAACAAGCAGGATGTTCGTGCCGGCTAACACATCGCTTTCGAAAGGAATGGAAGGCAGACTCGAATACTTCTTGAGGAACAAGGTGATCTCAAACGTTGTCCCCACTCCCATCTCACTTTTAGCCTCGATATGTCCGCCCATCAGCTCGATTAGACGCCTGCATATTGCCAGTCCCAGCCCGGTTCCTCCATAATGGTGGACCGAACTCTTATCATGAACTTGCGTAAAGTCATTGAATAAAAGATCTAATTTATCCTGTTCAATGCCTATTCCAGTATCCTGTATGGCGATCTTCACACACACTTCCTCATCATTACGAGCAGGCAATAACTTAAGCTCCACAAAAATTTCGCCTTCATGTGTGAACTTAAGGGCATTGCTTAACAGATTCATAATTATCTGGCGAACTTTCTGGGCATCACCCAATACATAAAGAGGGATTTCCGAATCAGTATTCAGAATCATCTCCAGATTCTTCTCCAAGGCTTTGGTCGAGAACAGATAGATGGTTTCCTCTAGGGTAGAAATAATATCGAACGGTTCCTCTTCGATGTCCATCTTGCCGGCATCCATTTTGCTAAATTCGAGCACATCATTCAGAAATTCCAATAGCCGTGTATTGCTTTCATTAATAATTTCCATATAATATTTCTGCTGCTCATTCATTTCAGTGGTCATCATCAAGTCGGTCATGCCAACAATACCGTTCATAGGAGTACGTATCTCATGGCTAAGCATCGTAAACAAATCAACCTTCGACTGGATACGCTGTTCTGCAGAATCTGTCTTCTGTTCGAGTTCGATCAAATACGTGAAAAAAATTGCCAGTGCATAGAGTAGCCTTATATCGTCTTCTGAATACTCGCCTGCAGTCTGATCCATCACGCATATCGTTCCATAAGATCTCACATCTTCAAAAATCAGCGGCACTCCGACGAAGGAACGAACCCCTTGCTCACGGATAAATTCAAGCTCTGGAGATTGTGGATGGTCATGTGTATCCATTACATGCAGTGATTTATTATCATTACCGATTATCAGCTGGCAGATGTTCTCAAGTAGCAAAATTCCATCCGTTTCCTTAAAAAGCTTATCTTCATGATTATAGAACTTCTGTATGGGTTCGGATAATCCAGTATTAACAGTAATGATGATTGCATTGGCCCGCAGCAGATGCTTTAGCAGAAAAAGCATATGGTCTGCGGCATCCTCCATGTTGCGAATCGTTATATTCGTGTTCTCCATTGTAATTGTCTATTCTCCATTCTACTCACTTGTATATCTAGCATATCTAGTAAGTCTAGTATATACATATTAATGCGTATTCGCACTAAAATCCATGAATAACCAATGTCTAACACAGCACTTTTCTTCAATAAAAGATGCCTCAATTCAGGATGGTTACTGATTTGGCTTGCGGGTTCCATTTCACCTGAATTCCAAACAGCCCCGGCATACTGCCAAGTGGAATCAGTAAGCGGTTATTTTCACTACGGGAGGGCAGCATAGAAATGGTCTTTCCATTTACAAATGCAGTACTACTCAGCGGCTGATGTGTCACTTTGTATTGTCCTAGTGTAATGATTAGAGCACCTGTTCTGGCATCCTGCTGCAGCGTTCCTCCAAGCAGGGCTACGGATTCTCTCAGCGGAATAAAGACACGTGAATGATCCAGTACAAAAGAATCCTTCAGTCTAGTGGATACACCATTAATGATAAGATTTGCTGCAAACGCCTTGCTCCCCAGTGGATAGCCATTCTTGACTGCGATATGCTCCATGTCCAGTGTGGTTGAGGTAATTACGACCTTTGTGTTCTTGGCTATTAACGGATACAGCCAATGAATGTCCTCATTATGCATGCGGATACAGCCTGCACTTACATATTTCCCGATGGATGACTCATTATTATTGCCGTGGATCGCATAGGTAGTTCCTTTGGTCCCCTTTACTTCTAGTCCCAGCCAGCGATCACCAAGTGGATTTGCGGGATCGCCACCAGGGATATTTTCTTTATAATAAGGTCTGTTTTTAATCTTGACCACAATTGGAAAGCTGCCTTCTGGCGTAAGTGTCGTAGTCTTCCCTGTAGCTACAGAAAAGGTTCTCACCAGTTTACCACCACTGAAATAAGCCAGCTTATTCGTGTGTTTATTCACAACAAGCAGGTCTGAAGAACTGGCTGCTTCCGCTACTCCGGTGTAACAAGCAGCGAACAGCAGTCCGAACACAAGCAGCAGCTTGGTCGTACGCTGCAAATAAAGCTTTAATCGACGAGCTGAATAATATGGACTCATGGTGCTTCACCTCCGAGGTCTGGATACATCTGTAAATCTCCTTCATACAGACGAAAGCAAATCGGAATTGTTGCACCACAGTCTGTACCTTTTCTTATCGACTTGTCCTAGCACTGGGAGTTTCGACAGAGTCAATGAATAGTCCAGACTTTCATCAGAGATAATAAAATCGCTTCACAAAAATAGAACATGCCAAGGAGGCAAATTATTTTGAATTCAAACCTTTCCAGCCAGATCAACCAGTGTGAACAGATCATTCAGCAACTTGTAAGCCAAACTCAGCAGGCCAGTCAGAATTACCAACAGCTGATGCAGCAAGAACAGCAGAATGCTACAAGACTGGAAGAACTGGCACAACGTGAACATAAAGCAACCCAAATGATTCAACAAGCCTTGCAAGGTCATCAAACAGCTTTACAGCAATTACAACAGGTCTCACAGATCTGTAGACAGCTAGAACAAAGCTCACAGGCGAATAGCTACAGTACTTCTATGCCTAACTATAGCCCATCCTTCACCCCCTCTTATAATCAGCAGCCTATGCATTCTTCGATGAATTCTCCGCTACATTCAGGCTTCAATTCAGGTATGAATTCAGGCATGAGTTCGGGAATGGGGTCGGGTATGAACTCAGGTATGGGATCAGGCATGAATAGCTCGATGTCTTCAATGAATCAGAATAGAAGCTTCCAGTAGAGCTTCCAGTAAAAGCTAGCAATAATAGCTGATACAAGCAGCCAAAAAAATAAGGTGTCACAAAAGCCGTAACTGCGGCTTCTGTGACACCTCCTTCATTAAAAAACGATTTCCCCTGCTCAAACTACGAGTCTCCCCCGCTTCTCCGCCAGACTGATTGTCGCCTCTACACCGGAGTTGAACTCCAGAAAGTCACTTTCTACTCCATCACTAAAAATCACTCCGTTCTCCGGCATCTGCGAGGTAATCCGCAGCGGTTGATTTCCGCTTATCTGTCCAAAGACTAGCTCCGCGGAGGTAGTGCGGCTCGGAAAGGGTTCTCTGACCGTAAAATACAGATTGGGATGATCCCAAGCAAGTCGCTGTTCAGGATTACTTGATTCTGCTAACTGCTGAGCATCGGCTCTACCCTGCCGCGCACCGTCAACAAGATCGGGCGCAGCGCCAGCTTTCATCTGCTCGGCTCCTCGGGCAATGCCGACAGCTCCAGCCAGCACACTCTTCAGCCAGCCCGTCGAGCCCATTCCAGTCGAGACAATAATTCCACTGGAGGATTGCTGCTCAGTCGAGCCGTTTAGCTGCAGCTGATAGCGGGCAGATACATGGGTTTTGCGTCCAATGAACAGATCATTCACACCATAAAGACTTTGACCGTCGTTAAGCTCTGCTTTAGCCAATGTCACTTCCTGCACCTGTCGTTGCCCCCGGAACACTTCAGGTACAATCAGCCGCAGATCCTTGACGGTAAAGGGCAGCAGTACCCCGTCCCAGCGCTCTGGATCAGGATTCACCCCAATCAGTGGCTGATTCTTCAAGTATTTGAGCGTATTGGCGACAAGTCCGTCTTGACCCAGCACAACAACCGTATCCTCCTCACCAAAAATGAAGTTCGGCACATGCTGACGCTCCAGTAGCTGCACTAGACCTATCGTGCTAAGCTCAATAACCGCTGTTTCTACAGCGCTCCGGTAATTGTAATCCTCATTGATATAGTCGCTAAAGTCCGCTCCAAGACGCTCAATATAGAACTGGGCCTGCTGAATTGTATTATAGCGGACTACCAACTCTTCCAGACGGGTCTTGCGTTTGATCAAGACAATTTTATTCTCGGATATCCGGCTACTCATCTTCCTCCTGCTCCTCTCGCTGCCCCCGTTCCATTGCCCGAGCCAGCCATAATGCCTTGCAGCAGATCTGGTGTGATGTTCAGTTGTCCAATTTTGCCAGCATTTACGGCAAGCTCTTGGAAAGCGATGGCAATCAGCTTATCCGGATTCATGCCTACATTCGTCAGTGCCTGCAGCACATTCGGCGATACTCCCTGCAGCGAATTCATGACGGCCAGCAGCTCATAAGCCTTGGCATCTGCTTCGGCTCTTTTATTGGCAACTGTCAGCTCGATCAGCTCCTGCTTCTTCTCTTCCAGTGCGGTGTCGAAGCTCAGTTGCTCTTCCTTCATTTCATTCTGCTTCTGCTTCACCGAACGTTCAGCATCCAGCTGTGTTTCACGGATTTGCTTCTTCTTCGTTTCCACCGCAATTTCGGTGTTCAGTTCATTCTCCTTCACACGTCTTTCCTGCTGAATCGATGCATTGCGGCGTTCATATAGCGCATCATCAGCACTGCGGAGAATTTCTTCTCTGGCCTGCGCCTCCAGCGCCCGGAGTGTTTCCTTATTCGGCACAATTGCCAGAATGGACAAGCCCATCAGCTCAATTCCCAGCTTCTCGATCTCAGTACTTTTGCCAATTTCCAACGTGATGCTCTGTGCCAAACGTTCGCTCGATTGAATAGCTTCCCGCAGGGGCAATTGCTCCAGCTGCCGCTTGGTCAGCACCTTGGCGATATTGATGACCCGTTGGGCCAGCTTGCCGGGATCGTCAGAGAGATAGGTGTTCTTTTTTAGATTGTAAGTATAATTCAGAATTTGGGTTGTTTTGCGGTAATCCACAATTCGATAGGTCAGCTGTCCCTGCACTGTAACCGTCTGGTAATCAAACGTGATTTCTTCAAACATAAAGGGAACATCAATCGAAGATACCGGTACAACGACCACGGAAGTGGTTGGGGCATAATAATTAAAAGAAAGCCCCACACCTTCACGGACAACTTTGCCATTCTTCACCTTCAGCACATAATCACTGGGTTGAAACTTCACAAATTTGAATCCGAACATGGACAAAACCTCCTTGGATGAATGGTTGACATCTGATTGATATTAACGTTTTGTTATTAACAACATGTTAACATGTATTGATGATATTATCAAGTTGTTAATAACAAACTATAAAAAAACCGCCACATCTCCTTAAGGGGAAATGTAGCGGTTACGAATGACCATCAAGTTCATCATCCAACTTTCGGTTATTTAACTGTGACTTTAACTTTGACGGTTTTGCCGCCGTATTTGACCGAGATATAGGCTGAGCCTTGTCCGTTCGCCTTAATGAGTCCATTTTTGCCTGTGGCTACTAATTCTTTGGTTGAAGACCAAAGTGCAGCTTTGGACACATCCGCCTCACTGTCGTCTTCAAAGGTAGCCGTAGCCTTAAGCTGCAGCGACTGGCCCACGGCCAGCTCCACATTGAGTTGACTGACCTCCAAATATTTGAGCACATCCACCGTCACCGGAATCTTCACGGTCTTGCCACCATACTTCGCTGTCACGTAAGACTTGCCATAAGCTACAGCCTTAACTGTACCCGCGGTGACGGTGACGATTTTATAGCTTCCGCTTTTCCATTCTGCTTTGTCCGTTACATCCTTCGTTTTGCCATCACTATATGTAATGGTTACTTTGGCTGAAGAGACATCACCGGATTTAAGTGACATGTTGGTAACAGAAGCCTCTATTTCGGATACCTGATCCACTTCAATGTCGATAGTAGTCTTTTGTCCACCATAGGATGCGGTAAGTGTGGCCTTACCTTTGAGATTCGCTGTAACGAGACCCTTCTTTACAGAAGCTATTGTTGCTTTGGAAGTGGTCCAATCGGCATCGTCCGTCACATCCGTATCTACGCCATCCGCATCGGTAGCCGTCAAAGTAATTTGCGCTTTGTCCGAGAGTGACATCGTTATCAGATGCACATCCGCATCCAGTTCGTCCACTAATCCAACATTCACTGTAATCGTCGTCTTTATTTCGCCGGATTTGGCCGTAATAATCGCCGTTCCCGTATCTACTCCGGTAATAAGCCCGTTATCAACTACGGCAACTTTCTCGTCACTGGAGCTCCACTCTACTTCATCAGTAATTGCAAGATCACTGCCATCGCTATATTGACCTGTAGCTACCGCTTGATACGTTTCATCTTCTTTGAGATCAACGCTTTTGACCTGAAGCGTCAGCTTGCTAGGTGTGCCTGACGTCACTTTGACCGTCGCTTTTTTGCCACCATAGGAAGCGGTGATTACTGCGCTGCCTGTAGCATAGGCTGTGATTTTCCCCTCAGTTGCCGCAGCGATGTCTTCATTATCCGAGCTCCACGTCGCTGTATCGGTAACATTCTGCGATGTTCCGTCGGCATAGCTCGCTATAGCTGTAATTTCCTTGCTCTGATTAATCCCGAGATTCAGCTTGCTGATCGTGAGATTCAGATGTGATGCTTTCTCAACATCTACAGTAATGGTAACTGTTTTGCCGCCGTAAACTGCGGTAACCGTAACCGAGCCTGTTTTATATCCCGTAATCAAGCCTTTGGTAACAGTAGCGATATTCTCATCGCTGGAGGTCCAGACTGCACTAGCGGTAACATTGCTGGATGCACCTTCAGTGTCTAGTGCAGTGAGCACCAGTTGCTGAGTACCGTTAATTCGCACAAATACACTATCATCGTCGACGCTCAATTTATTGCTTTTGCCTACCGAAAGATTCGAACTCACTGTCTTAGCCCCGTAGCTGGCGCTTATCGTTACATTGCCTTCTGCGTAGCTCGTAATCGATCCTTTAGTTACAAAAGCTACAGCTTCGTCACTGGAGGTCCAGGTTGCTTGAGCCGTTACATTGGAAGTAGTTCCATCTGCAAACGTTGCTGTAAGCGTCAGCGCTTTGGAAGCATTAACAGCCATATTGAGGGTTGTTTCGCTTAAGGCGAGATGTCTCGCCGTTCCTACATCCACCGTAATAGTGACAGTTGATCCATTATAGGTACCTGTAATCGTAGCCGTCCCAACGGAATAACCTGTAATCAACCCCTTGGAGACAAGCGCAATCGCCTTATCGCTAGAAGTCCAAGTTGCTAGACTTGTTACATCTGATGAGGAGCCGTTCCCTGCCACCGCAGTCAGCTTCAATTGCTGGTTACCGCCTACTTGCAGGAATACATTCTCCTGGTCAGCGATTAATTTATTCACTGCGCCGACTTCAACTTCCATCGTTGTTTCGAGCGTACCGTAGGAAGCGCTGATGGTAGCCGTGCCCGACGTTTTATAGGTCGTAACAGCTCCTTTTTTGACAAAAGCAACGATTTCATTACTAGAGGTCCAAACCGCTTGAGAAGTCACGTCCTCCGTGCTGCCATCCGCATAGGTTGCCTTCAATGTCAGGCTACTGCTGGAATTCGTGTTCAGGCTTAAGGATTCCTCACTCAGATCGAGATATCTTGCCACTGCGACATCAACTTCGACCGCTACCGATTTATCGCCGTATGTGCCTGTAATCGTAGCCGTGCCAGCGGTATAGCCGTATATTTTTCCTTTATAGACATAGGCAATACCGGAATCACTAGAGCTCCAGATGGCCGTACTTGTCACATCCTTTGTAGTGCCATCGGGATAAACCGCCTTAAGCGTAATCTGCTGCTCTTCCTCTGGCTTCAGAAACACACTTTGATCATCGACCGTCAGTTTACTAGTCTGATCAACCGTCACTTGAATCGTAGTTGTTTTGGTTCCGTATTTAGCCGTAATAACAGCAGTGCCCTGCTTGTACCCGGTAATTACTCCGCCCAGTACGTCAGCCACATTCTCATCGCTGGAAGACCATGTAGCCATACTGGTTACATTCTCCTGCGTACCATCTTGGAAAGTGGCTGTTAACACGACCTTCGAACTGTCATTCAATAGGAGAGAAACATCTATCTTGTCGGGTGTAATCCGCTTCGCCACTTCTACATTGACAGTAACTGTTACGGTTTTTTTACCATATACGCCTGTAATAGTCGCTGTGCCGGAAGAAATCCCCTTCACCTTGCCATTCACAACGGTAGCGATCGAAGCATCACTTGTGCTCCAAACCGCCTTGTCCGCCACTGTCGCATCCGTTGTATTATCCGAATAGGTTGCCGTCAGAATAACAGAATCAGTCGCTCCCTTGCGCAAGTCAAGGCTCTGCGTGTTCTGGGTTAAGGCTTTAACCTTCTTGGAGACAGTAACTGTTGCCGCTTGAGAGAATTTCGTGCCGTCTGTATATGTATACACTGCAACAATCGTTGCCGTCCCTTCTGCCTTTGCGGTTACAACTCCGTTATATACAGAGGCGACCGCCGATTTATCGCTTGACCAGTCCGCATTCACGGTAATATCACTGGAAGATGCGTCGGAAAAGACAGCTGTAGCTGTCAAAACTGCAGTGTCTTCGATAGCCAGCGCAAGCTCATTTGCGCTCAGCACAATTTTATTCACAGTAACCGTACTGCTCGCCAACGCCAAACCGCCGTTCCCAAAAATAAGAAGAATGGATAATGTCATCGTCATAAAACTTATGAAAGTGTTCCTTTTCAATCTACTACCTCCTAAATATTGATAAAAGCATGCAGCTTTCGACATCGTAGCAAGGAAACCTGAATTAATTCTGAACGGAATGCGTAGTATTGCATTGCCACCACCCCAAACAAAGAAAACAGCAGTGATCTAAGACTTCGAAAATAAAGTCTTAGACTACTGCTGTTTTATTCTGGTCCTAACTCTTTAAATTATGAGTGTAGTCATTAGCCTTGTTCCAATTACGTTAAGCTTCGGAATTCCATTGACTGAATTTGGCCAAAATTGTGATCATATCAAGATAATTCGTGGTGGGCACAAGATAGTCAGCCTGCCGGAGAGATTCTTTCGAACCGATGCCGACCGCGAACATACCCGCTCGCTTAATTGCCTCGATGCCTGCAGCTGAATCCTCAATCCCAATGCAAGCCTCATACGGGACATTAAGATAATCAGCTGCATGTATGAAGGTTTCTGGGTCCGGTTTGCCATACTTTATGTTGGCCGCATCGACAACATAGTCAAATGCGCCAGTCAACTCTAGGCGCTCCAACACGAACTGGGCGTTCCTACTCGCTGAACCAACCGCCAGCTTAATGCCCCCTATACGTAACTCCTTAATCAATGTGTCGATGCCGGGCAGAATATCGTCAGGGGAGACGGACTGGATTAACTGGGTATAATGTACATTTTTCTTAGCGGCCAACCGCTGCAGCTCTTCGGTCGGCAGCACCCGTTGTTCAGGAGCTGCTGCAATGATCCGCTCCAACGACTGCAGTCGGCTGACTCCCTTCAGTTGCTCATTCAGTTCCCTGTCAACTTCAATTCCAAGTTCTTCACCGAGCTGTTTCCAGGCCAAGAAGTGAAATTCCGCCGTATCTGTAATAACCCCATCCAAATCAAATATTACAGCTTTGGGAAAAGTACTCAATGCGAACCTACTCCTTGCCGCAGCCATTTCACACTCAGATTAAACCACTCGGAGAGATGTAAATGCTGTATCGTCTCCGGCGATTTGACCGTTTCATCACTGAGCGACATGCCGTGAGACCCTTTTTCGAACATATGCAGCTCACAAGGTACCTCATTGCAGAACAACGCCTCAGCAAGATGGAATAAGTCTGTTGGCAGGATCACCGAATCTTCATAAGTCCCCCAGATGAATGTACGAGGAAGCTCCCCATGTATATGGTGCAGCAGATTCAAAGAATCCTTCTCTACATCTGACAAATTTTCTTTGCCTTTGAGGATTTCACGGATGCTTGGCCCTCTCATATCGGGCATCAAGCCTTTCTCCATCAGTTCAATAACAAAATCAGGGGTCTTTTCCGAACGCGGCTTCAATGTAACCGCTGGATAGCCAAGTAGCAACTGATTGGGTTTGATCTGGGCAGGACTTAATCCTGTACCTCCGGTAAGAAGAGGTTGATTATAATAAACGCCCAGACTAAGTGCAAGATTTCCTCCCGCAGAGAAGCCGATAACTGAAATATTGTCCTTGTCTACAAGCCATTCCTCCGCATGT comes from Paenibacillus sp. 19GGS1-52 and encodes:
- the pgmB gene encoding beta-phosphoglucomutase, with protein sequence MSTFPKAVIFDLDGVITDTAEFHFLAWKQLGEELGIEVDRELNEQLKGVSRLQSLERIIAAAPEQRVLPTEELQRLAAKKNVHYTQLIQSVSPDDILPGIDTLIKELRIGGIKLAVGSASRNAQFVLERLELTGAFDYVVDAANIKYGKPDPETFIHAADYLNVPYEACIGIEDSAAGIEAIKRAGMFAVGIGSKESLRQADYLVPTTNYLDMITILAKFSQWNSEA
- a CDS encoding alpha/beta hydrolase, which encodes MIHQTIRLMDNSAATLTTYILDDGEFDRKKLVRPAVVICPGGGYTVISQNEGEPVALAYARMGYHAFVLTYSVKIDNPFPTALFELAHAMATIREHAEEWLVDKDNISVIGFSAGGNLALSLGVYYNQPLLTGGTGLSPAQIKPNQLLLGYPAVTLKPRSEKTPDFVIELMEKGLMPDMRGPSIREILKGKENLSDVEKDSLNLLHHIHGELPRTFIWGTYEDSVILPTDLFHLAEALFCNEVPCELHMFEKGSHGMSLSDETVKSPETIQHLHLSEWFNLSVKWLRQGVGSH